The window CGGGGATCCCGCTCGCGGACCTGGACGAGGCGAGCGTGGACATCGCCATCGACGGCGCGGACCAGGTGGCCGACGGCGACCTGGTGAAGGGCGGCGGCGGCGCCCACGCCCGCGAGAAGATCGTCGACGCGGCCGCCGACCGCCTCCTGATCGTGATCGACCCGACGAAGGAGGCCGACGTCCTCGACCACCCGATCCCGGTCGAGGTGCTGCCCGACGCCAGGACCACCGTGGCCGAGTCGGTCCGCGAGCTGGGCGGGGAGCCGGAGCTCCGCTGGGCGGAGAACAAGAGCGGCCCCGTCGTGACCGACAACGGCAACCTCCTGCTGGACTGCGACTTCGGCGCCGTGGAGGACCCGGCCGGGCTCGCGGCCGACATCGCCGGCCTGCCGGGCGTCGTCGAACACGGCCTCTTCGTCGGCGTGGCCGACGAGATCCACCGCGGCGACGAGGACGGGGTCACCGTCCGGCGACTCTAGGCGTTCGACGGGCCTCGATCGGCCGCCGTCTGGCGGTCGGCGCGGAAACCGATTCCAACCGCTCGGATAGCCGGCGGCTACCGGTATCCGAGCGGACCGACAGCGACCGGTTACTCTCGCGTCTACGGGCGGGACGGAGCCGCAGCTACCGGGTCGGCGTCAAAAGAACGGTAGGACGCGAACCTTACAGGTCGCGCGGCTGAACGGTCTTGCGGTCGTTGGCCTCGGCGCGACGAGCGGCGTCCTCCAGCAGCGCCTCGACCTCCTCGTCGAGGGAGTCGTAGAAGTCGGAGGCGACGTTCATGTCATCGAGCGCTTCCTTGACGGCGGCTTTGACGATTAGGTCTGCCATACAAGCGCTCCTAACCGTAGGGTGTCTTAAATACTTTCCTGAATCCGGAGCCGCTCGCCGGTACTCACGGGCGTCTGAGCGGGTTTCGGGGCCAGAAGACCTTTATAAATAGGTGTGTCGGGCCGTCGATCGGGCCGTCGGAACCCGACGAATGCGGTAAACGAGGGGTAAATCGAGGGGGTACAGCGCTCGCGCGCGCTCTCGGGCGGACCGGGTCGACGGGGCGCGGAGACCGACGGATAGGAGTGGCCGGGGACCGGAGCGGGGGTATGCGCGAGATACTCGAGGCGGTCGCCGCGGGCGAACTGAGCCCCGCGGCGGCCGAGGCCGAACTGGCGGGCTACGCCACCGGCGACGCGGGCCGGTTCGACGCGGCCCGCGTCCAGCGGGCCGGGGTCCCCGAGGCGGTGCTGGCCGAGGGGAAGACCGCCGACGAGGTGGCCGACCTGGTTGCGACGTCCGTGGAGACGACCGATCGCGGCATCGCGACGCGGCTCGAACCCGGCGACGCCGCGGCCGTCCGCGAGCGACTGGCCGAGGACGCCCCCGACGCGACGGTCCGCTGGGACGAGCGGTCGCGCTGGCTGGTCGCGGAGACGCCGGCCTTCGAGCGGCCGGACCTCGACGCCGAGGTGGGCGTCGTCACCGCTGGGACCTCCGACGCCGTCCCCGCCGGCGAGGCGGCCATGGTCGCCGGGGAGATGGGCGCGACCGTCTACCGGGTCGACGACGTCGGCGTCGCCAGCCTCGCTCGCGCCATCGACCGGTTGGACGAGCTGCGCGAGCGGGACGTGCTGATCGTCGCCGCCGGCCGCGAGGGGGCCCTCCCGACCGTCATCGCCGGCCTGGTCGACGTCCCCGTGATCGGGCTGCCCGTCTCGACCGGCTACGGCCACGCCGGCGAGGGCGAGGCGGCCCTCTCGGGGATGCTCCAGTCCTGCACGGCGATGACGACCGTCAACGTCGACGCCGGCTTCACGGCCGGCGCACAGGCCGGCCTGATCGCCCGGCAGATCGACGCCGCGGGGGACACCTAACCCAGTTGGGTGTGGAGGTATCCGCGCTCGGGGCGGAGCTATGGGTGCCGGCACGGCGACCGGCACATACGATGCCTGACTGTGACCACTGCGGCGCGCACGTCTCGGAGCGGTTCGCGCGGGTGTTCGCCGACGAGCGCGGCGATATCCGCGCGTGTCCCCAGTGCTCGGCAAACGCCGGCATCGCCGAGGCGGCGAGAGAGCGCGCCCGCCACGCCTGATCCGCCCGGGGTGCACCGCGACCGCTGTCGGCCGACTGTTCCCGAACGCCTGGCCGGGTTCGCGAGGCCGCGAGCGGAGCGAGCGGCCTCGAACCGACGCCGACAGTGCGGTACCACCGGACGGACCCCTGCGGCCGTCGCGACACGGTCCGACAGCGACGGCGCCGCCCCGCGGTCGGCGCCGACACTGACTTGTCACCCGACGCCCGCCCACCGAGCGTGAGCGACCACTACGTCTACGTGCTCCGCTGTGCCGACGACACGCTGTACACCGGCTACACCACCGACGTCGAGCGGCGCGTCGCCGAACACGACGCCGGCGAGGGAGCCAAGTACACGCGCGGCCGCACGCCCGTCGAACTCGTCCACGTCGAGTCGTTCGACGAGCGCGGCGCGGCCATGAGCCGCGAGCACGAGATCAAGCAGTGCTCCCGGACCGAAAAGGAGCGGCTGATCGGCGACTGAGCGCGGGGACGAAGCGCCACGGCCGCCGGCTCAGGTCCCGAACGAGTCCCGGAGCCGCGCCGCCGACCGCTCGATGGCGTCGTGCGCGGCGTCGATGTCGAGGTCGAGCATCCCGAAGAAGCCGTGGATCATGGCCTCGTAGTTCAGGTGCTCGACGTCGACTTCGGCCGCGTCGAGGCGCTCGGCGTAGCGGACCCCGTCGTCCAGCAGCGGGTCGAAGCCGGCGGTGATCACCGTCGCCGGCGGCAGGCCCGAGAGGTCGCGGGCCTTCAGGGGGTAGGCGTACGGGTTGGCCGCGTCGACGGAATGGCGGACGTACTTCTCGTCGAACCACTCCATCTCGGCCGTCGTGAGGCCGTACCCCTCGGCGTTCGCCTCGCGCGAGGGGAGGGCGGCGTCGGTGGTCACCGGATAGACGAGTAGCTGGTGGTCGAGGTCCGGGCCGTCGTCGTCGCGGGCCCGTAGCGCCGCCACCGCTGCGAGGTTGCCGCCCGCCGAGTCGCCGCCCACCGCGATCCGGTCCGGGTCGCCGCCGAACGTGTCGACGTGCTCGGCGGTCCACTCCAGTGCCGCGTAGCACTCGCGGGGCTGGTCCGGGAAGGGGTGCTCCGGCGCCAGGTTGTAGCCGACCGAGACAACCACGCAGTCGGTCTCGACGGCCAGCGACCGGGCGACCGCGTCGGCCGTCTCCAGCGACCCGAGCACGAACCCGCCGCCGTGGATCCAGAGGAGCGTCGGGTAGGGGCCGTCGGATCCGGGCCGGTAGATCCGCAGGTCGATCGGATCCTCCGCGACCGGGCTCGGGACCTCCAGGTCCCAGGTCCGCTCGACGTCGGGGCCGGCGTCCGACGACGCCAGCTGTTCGTGCTGTCGCCGCGCCGCGTCGACTGTCTGCGCCGCGACCGACGGGACGCCCAGTTCGTCCTCCTCCGCGAGCATCCGCTGCAGTTCGGGGTGGGGCTCGTCCATGGAACACCCGGGCACGCGCTCCGGCTTGAAACCCCCGCTGGTCGAGACGAGACGCGCTCGGCTCGCGCCGCGAACCCAGATTGTCCGCCTTCCGGACCTTTTTCCTCGGCCGACGCCGAGCAACGCCCATGGACGCCGAGGCCATCGAGTTCGGCACGGACGGGTGGCGAGCGACCCTGGACGAGTTCACCGAGGAGCGCGTGGGGATGGTGGGCCAGGCGGTCGCTACGTCTCTCCGAAGCGAGGGCACGGAAGCCCCCGTCGCGATCGGGTACGACGCCCGCGAGCACTCGCGGGGCTTCGCCGAGCGGCTGGCGCGGGTGCTCTGTGGCAACGGCTTCGACGTGGTCCTGCCCGAGCGGGACACGCCGACGCCCGTCGTCGCCTGGACGGTCAAGGACCGCGGGCTGGCGGGCGCCCTCCAGATCACCGCCAGCCACAACCCGCCGGAGTACAACGGCGTGAAGTTCGTCCCCGGGGACGGCGCGCCCGCGCTGCCCGAGACCACCGAGCGCATCGAGGCGAACCTGGCCGAGCCCGATCCGCTGCCCGAGGACGAGTGGGGCGAGGTGAGCGAGGAGGACCTGATCGAACCGTACCTCGACCACGCGGCCGAGGTGGCCGATCAGTTCACCGACGACGTCGACCTCTCCGGGCTGACCGTCGCCTACGACGCGATGCACGGCAGCGGCCGCGGCGTCACCGACGAACTCCTCGAGCGGGCCGGCGCGGACCTCGTCCGCCTGCGCACCGAGCGCGACCCCGACTTCGGCGGCGGAGCGCCGGAACCCGAGGCCGAGCGCGTCGCGGACCTGATCGAGGCGGTCGGCGACGACGCCGACTTCGGCGTCGTCAACGACGGCGACTCGGACCGGATCGGCATGGTCACGCCCGACCGCGGCTTCCTCGACCCGAACCTCTTCTTCGCGGCCGTCTACGACTTCCTGCTGGAGACCGCGATCGGCGACGTCGTCCGGACCGTCTCCACCTCCAGCATCGTCGACCGCGTCGCCGAGGCCCACGACCAGAGCGTCCACGAGACGGCGGTCGGGTTCAAGCACGTCGCCGGCGCGATGGCCGAGCACGACGCCCTCATGGGCGGCGAGGAATCGGGCGGCTTCGGCGTCACGAGTCACCTCCGGAACAAGGACGGCGTCCTCGTGGCGCTTCTGGCGGCCGTCGCCGAGAGCGACGAGTCGCTGGACGCCCGCGTCGACCGCCTGCTCGCCGAGCACGGCGAGATCCACCAGGACCGCGTCAGCGTCGACTGCCCGGACGACCGCAAGGCGGGCGTGCTGGCCGACCTCGAGGCGGACCTCCCCGAGTCCGTCGCCGGTCAGGGCGTCGCCGACGTCTCCACCGTCGACGGGTTCAAGATGACGCTGGAAGACGGCACCTGGCTGCTCGTGCGCCCCTCCGGCACCGAGCCGAAGATGCGCATCTACGCCGAGGCCGGCAGCCGGGAGCGGGTGCAGGAGCTGCTGGAGGCGGGCCGCGACGTCGTCGAGCCGCTGGTCTGAATCGACACGAGGATTCGTCCTGTCCACCCGTACACCGGGTAGAAAGACAGCGGACGTCTGGCCTTCGGTACCAGCGGGCGGTTTATGTGCTTCGCGGTGGAGAGCCGGGACGAATGGGTGGAGTACTCCCGTATCACCGGACGCGTGGGGAACTAGTCCTCTCTCTTCGATATATAACACCGACGAGGGACCGATCCCAGGGGGTCGTCTCCGATTTGGAGAGCCGAACACCGGAGGGCGTACAGATCGAAACAGAGGTTCACCGCCACGAGTTTGACGGGAACGTATACGCAGTATACGCTGCACAATCGCATCCAGAAGAGCTCCCCGACGGTTGGGAGCAATCGCTCACTCGGGACGACATCGTCCTCGCCGATTCAGTTCTCAATACGTTCAGGGGCGTGCAAGCGGAATGGGCAGAGCGCGGTGAGCCGCTGAACTACTACAAGAAACCGGAACCCCGACGTATCAGTGAGGCATTCGATCAGGTAGAGTGGCGACGGGATGTCCCGTCGGTCGGAGGTGAGCTTATGTCGTCCCTGATACTCACACACGCACTACCGAACGCTAATCACCGAACTGCGATCGCCTACCTGCGGACGTATCTGCAATCCGTCACGGAGGCCCCCGAGGCCGAATTTGAGTACGCCGGCAACTACGAAGGCGACTGGCACGAATGGGCTCGGAACCACGTGTACGAATCGAAACGGCTGTTGACGCTCCGTCGGAAAGCAGATCTCCTTCATTATGCGAAGAAGGCCGGCGTCGAAACGATCCAGCGGAGATCGGGCATCGAGATCGAACTGTCGGCATACGACTTCGAGAACGGAGACATTAGAGCGGTGGCCGAAGAAGGTCACCGGGATCGATGTATCCAGTTCGTGATCGAGCTTCTAGAGAGGAGCGGCCATACGGAGCTGAAAGAGAGAAGAGACGACGGGAAGGAGGCCTTCGTAGCCAGACTCAGGTGATCAGTCGGGAAGGTCGGCGGCTTCCCTGCCCTTTTCATACGTCTGCTTGCTAAGCTCGGATCGGTCCTCGACACGGCTAGCGACCTTTTCGAGCGCGTGATTGGTCATTGATCGATACTTCCAGTCCCGCCGTGTTAAGCTTACGGCCTATCGGCCATCTGTACCGTTACAGCCGCCCGCGATACCGCTCGCGCTCGCCCTCGACCGCGTCTATCTCGAACCCCAGCGACTCGTAGAAGGGCCGCACGTCGGCGTCGAACTCGGCGACCAGTCGCTCGCGGCGCTCGGCCGCGGCCTCGACGAGCGCCGAGCCGATTCCCTGACCGCGGCGGCGCCGGCGGACGGCCACCGCGGCGATCCGGTCGCCGTCCAGCACGAGCGCGCCGAGGACGCGATCGGTGTCGTCGGAGACGGCCACGAGCGTCTCGCTCTCGTCCAGACTCCGGGCCAGAACGTCGTCGTCGACCGCCAGCGCCGCGCCGTCGACGACGTTGGCGACGGCGGTCCGGTCGTCGGACGTCGCCTCGCGGACGCGCACGCGATCACCCGCCCTTGATGAGGCGGACGACCCGCACGTGGTCGGCGTCGACGGGCTGGTCGGTCGGGACGTGGTCGCCGTCGACCAGCATCGACACCTCGTGGGGGCTCAGGTCGACCGGCGCCAGCAGGTCGGCGTAGGTGGCGTCTTCCGGAGCATCCACCTCGTGGGTGTCCTCGCCGGCCACCTCGACGGTCACGCGCATGTGCGAGGATTCGCGCGGGGCGCCTTGAGGGTGTCGTCGGCGGTCAGCCGACGAACTGCGCGAGGAGTAGCGCCACGTCACGATTCGCGACGGCCAGGAACGTCGCGAACGCGGCGGCCGGTACCCACGCCGAGCGGGAGCGCTCGTAACCGACCGCGGCGACCGCCGTGACGGCGGTGAACGCGCCGACGTACGCGAGGCCCGAGGCCGGATACGACAGCGCTACCGCCAGCACGGCGGGGGGTCCGACGACGGCGAGAACGCCCGCCGTCGCCGCCAGCGCCGGAGTCACCGCGACGCCGTACGACCGCCGGAGCGCACGGACGGCGCGGGCGGTCAGCGCCGCGACGACGACCGAGACGGCCGCGGCCCCCGCGGTGAGCGCGACGGGCGCGGTCACACCGGTGAGTCGCCCGATCGGCACTAGCGTCCACTGGAACGTGCCGACGAGCGCGGTGACCGCGGCGAGGGAGTCGAGCCGGCCCGCGCGCCCTCGCAGCCCGCCCTGCACGGCGCCGTTGTACAGGAGCGCGGTCCCGAAGCCGACGAAGACGCCCGGAAGCGCGCTGTCCAGCAACAGCGACCCGACCGAGGGCTGCCGGGCGGCGAAGAATCCCGAAAAGACTGGGTCGACGGACGCAACGTCGCGGATCCAGGGCGACGTGAGCACCAGCGTGACGACCCAGGCCAGCCCGGCGAGCACGGCGGCCAGGACCGCCGCTCCCAGGACCGGACGGGCGTCGCGGTCCGGGAGCGAGAGGGGTACCTCGATCCCTCGCAGGCGCGCGTAGCCGAGCGCCAGCGCTCCCATCGCCACCCCGCCCTGCAGGAGCGACGAGACGACGGAGCCGGGGAACACGGGCAGGTCCGCGGCGCCGTGCACCCGGTACGCGGCGATGCCGAGGAAGAACGCGGCCGTCCCGCCGACCGCGAGGAGTTCGTCCCGTTCGAGGGGATCCACCGACGGTCGCAGGCGGCGGACGGCGACGTAGACGGCGGCCAGCGCCGTCAGGGCGAGTCCGGTGTACACGACGGTACCGACCAGGTTCGGGTCCAGCAGGACCGGCGTTCGATCGGACACCCACGCGACTGCGCCCGTCACGAGTCGCTGTGCGACCCCCGACGCGAGTAACAGCAGGAAGACGGCTCCGTACTCGCGGACTGAAGGAGAACCGCGGAGGGAGGGGCGGGCGGAACTGGTGGGCATAAGTCCGGAAGATAGTTCGGGAAATAAAAACAGTCACGGTCGACGGCACCGCGATACCCGGCGGCGTCCCTCATCTCGGGGAGTTTAAGAGCGGCGGGGACCTCCCTCGGAGCATGAGCGAGGCCGAGTCAGAGCCGGGGCGCGGGGACGTCTGGATCGAGAAGTACCGCCCCCAGACCCTCGACGAGATCCGGGGTCACGAGGGCATCGTCGAGCGCCTGCAGAGCTACGTCGCGCGCAACGACCTGCCCCACCTCCTCTTCTCGGGGCCGGCCGGCGTCGGGAAGACGACCTGCGCGACCGCCATCGCCCGGGAGCTGTACGGCGACGAGTGGGAGGAGAACTTCCTCGAGCTGAACGCCTCCGACCAGCGCGGGATCGACGTGGTCCGCGAGCGGATCAAGGACTTCGCCCGGACCAGCTTCGGCGGGTACGAGCACCGCATCATCTTCCTCGACGAGGCCGACGCCCTCACGTCGGACGCCCAGTCCGCGCTGCGCCGGACGATGGAGCAGTTCTCCAACAACGTCCGCTTCATCCTCTCGTGTAACTACTCCAGCCAGATCATCGACCCGATCCAGTCCCGGTGTGCCGTCTTCCGCTTCTCGCCGCTGTCGGACGCCGCGGTCGCAGACGAGATCCGCTCGATCGCCGCAGAGGAGGGCATCGAGGTGACCGACGACGGCGTCGACGCCCTGGTCTACTCGGCCGACGGCGACATGCGCGCGGCGATCAACGGGCTCCAGGGCGCCGCCGCGACCGGCGACGTCGTCGACGAGGAAGCGGTCTTCGCGGTCACCTCCACGGCCCGCCCGGAGGACATCCGCGAGATGGTCGAGTCCGCGCTGGACGGCGACTTCACCGCCGCCCGCTCGCGGCTGAACGAACTGCTCACCGAGGAGGGCATCGCCGGCGGCGACGTGATCGATCAACTGCACCGCTCGGTCTGGGAGTTCGACATGAGCGACCGCGAGGCCGTCCAGGTGCTGGAGCGGGTCGGCGAGACCGACTACCGCATCACCGAGGGCGCCAACGAGCGCATCCAGCTCGAGGCGATGCTGGCCTCGCTGGCGCTCGAGGAGTAGGCGAGTCGGATCAGAAGGCAGCTGCTCGGGGATTTCGAAACGGTGGTTTTTAGCCGGAATCAACGGAATCCTCGGAGCAGTGCCGCCTCCGTCGAGCGATTTACGACTGGCTGCGCGGCGACTCGTTGAGTTCGACAGCCTCCGGTCGAAGCTCCGCGATGCGCGCCGTGCGGCGCTCGACGACGTAGAGAAGTGTATCCACACGTATCGTCTGAAATATTCCGGTCGGCGCGAACTCCGACGCGACCTGAACGAGTGCGAATGGTCGGTCTATCAGTATACCAGCCTTCTACACATGCTCGGCGAGATGGTCGAGCGGACGAACGACGAGTTCGGGACTACCTTGGAGAGCCACGCCCCGGTCAGACACGAAGTGCCGAAGTTGATCGGGATACGACACTGCGTCCACCACAACGGATTGATCGGGATCAACGTCGCCGAAGTCGACGGAATTCCCGACCCCGTCGTCGTCGTTC of the Halomicrobium salinisoli genome contains:
- a CDS encoding DUF7563 family protein → MPDCDHCGAHVSERFARVFADERGDIRACPQCSANAGIAEAARERARHA
- the samp2 gene encoding ubiquitin-like small modifier protein SAMP2 produces the protein MRVTVEVAGEDTHEVDAPEDATYADLLAPVDLSPHEVSMLVDGDHVPTDQPVDADHVRVVRLIKGG
- the rpiA gene encoding ribose-5-phosphate isomerase RpiA, whose translation is MDRDDAKRRAAASAVEAVEDGTVVGLGSGSTAAHAVRELGERVDAGLDVRGVPTSFQSREIAREAGIPLADLDEASVDIAIDGADQVADGDLVKGGGGAHAREKIVDAAADRLLIVIDPTKEADVLDHPIPVEVLPDARTTVAESVRELGGEPELRWAENKSGPVVTDNGNLLLDCDFGAVEDPAGLAADIAGLPGVVEHGLFVGVADEIHRGDEDGVTVRRL
- the larB gene encoding nickel pincer cofactor biosynthesis protein LarB, which codes for MREILEAVAAGELSPAAAEAELAGYATGDAGRFDAARVQRAGVPEAVLAEGKTADEVADLVATSVETTDRGIATRLEPGDAAAVRERLAEDAPDATVRWDERSRWLVAETPAFERPDLDAEVGVVTAGTSDAVPAGEAAMVAGEMGATVYRVDDVGVASLARAIDRLDELRERDVLIVAAGREGALPTVIAGLVDVPVIGLPVSTGYGHAGEGEAALSGMLQSCTAMTTVNVDAGFTAGAQAGLIARQIDAAGDT
- a CDS encoding phosphoglucomutase/phosphomannomutase family protein, yielding MDAEAIEFGTDGWRATLDEFTEERVGMVGQAVATSLRSEGTEAPVAIGYDAREHSRGFAERLARVLCGNGFDVVLPERDTPTPVVAWTVKDRGLAGALQITASHNPPEYNGVKFVPGDGAPALPETTERIEANLAEPDPLPEDEWGEVSEEDLIEPYLDHAAEVADQFTDDVDLSGLTVAYDAMHGSGRGVTDELLERAGADLVRLRTERDPDFGGGAPEPEAERVADLIEAVGDDADFGVVNDGDSDRIGMVTPDRGFLDPNLFFAAVYDFLLETAIGDVVRTVSTSSIVDRVAEAHDQSVHETAVGFKHVAGAMAEHDALMGGEESGGFGVTSHLRNKDGVLVALLAAVAESDESLDARVDRLLAEHGEIHQDRVSVDCPDDRKAGVLADLEADLPESVAGQGVADVSTVDGFKMTLEDGTWLLVRPSGTEPKMRIYAEAGSRERVQELLEAGRDVVEPLV
- a CDS encoding alpha/beta hydrolase; the encoded protein is MDEPHPELQRMLAEEDELGVPSVAAQTVDAARRQHEQLASSDAGPDVERTWDLEVPSPVAEDPIDLRIYRPGSDGPYPTLLWIHGGGFVLGSLETADAVARSLAVETDCVVVSVGYNLAPEHPFPDQPRECYAALEWTAEHVDTFGGDPDRIAVGGDSAGGNLAAVAALRARDDDGPDLDHQLLVYPVTTDAALPSREANAEGYGLTTAEMEWFDEKYVRHSVDAANPYAYPLKARDLSGLPPATVITAGFDPLLDDGVRYAERLDAAEVDVEHLNYEAMIHGFFGMLDLDIDAAHDAIERSAARLRDSFGT
- a CDS encoding DUF1931 domain-containing protein → MADLIVKAAVKEALDDMNVASDFYDSLDEEVEALLEDAARRAEANDRKTVQPRDL
- a CDS encoding GNAT family N-acetyltransferase, whose translation is MRVREATSDDRTAVANVVDGAALAVDDDVLARSLDESETLVAVSDDTDRVLGALVLDGDRIAAVAVRRRRRGQGIGSALVEAAAERRERLVAEFDADVRPFYESLGFEIDAVEGERERYRGRL
- a CDS encoding replication factor C small subunit translates to MSEAESEPGRGDVWIEKYRPQTLDEIRGHEGIVERLQSYVARNDLPHLLFSGPAGVGKTTCATAIARELYGDEWEENFLELNASDQRGIDVVRERIKDFARTSFGGYEHRIIFLDEADALTSDAQSALRRTMEQFSNNVRFILSCNYSSQIIDPIQSRCAVFRFSPLSDAAVADEIRSIAAEEGIEVTDDGVDALVYSADGDMRAAINGLQGAAATGDVVDEEAVFAVTSTARPEDIREMVESALDGDFTAARSRLNELLTEEGIAGGDVIDQLHRSVWEFDMSDREAVQVLERVGETDYRITEGANERIQLEAMLASLALEE
- a CDS encoding GIY-YIG nuclease family protein, whose translation is MSDHYVYVLRCADDTLYTGYTTDVERRVAEHDAGEGAKYTRGRTPVELVHVESFDERGAAMSREHEIKQCSRTEKERLIGD